The following are encoded in a window of Gossypium raimondii isolate GPD5lz chromosome 13, ASM2569854v1, whole genome shotgun sequence genomic DNA:
- the LOC105781694 gene encoding transcription factor GTE10-like, translating into MAPAFPLEYTGPKESERCSFSQLMGKSREYFKGENHSGFIPSYRHAVETMGESEGIGSSGRIVTEMTASEGSYAPKRKCIGLNADSYNNFGVPVQALLLSKMSKSERKNLELRLKMELEQVRLLQKKVVSLGSRLDILSPSIDNRSCSDGKKMPLLNNFNRSRASNSQGKKRPLGGHNEVHLKKSTSGRFELKLVVAMSNSNAYLMKQCETLLNRLMEHNFGWVFNSPVDVVKLNILDYFTVIKHSMDFGTMKNKITSGQYASPLDFAADVRLTLSNAMTYNLPGNDVHIMAETLSKYFDARWKAIEKKLLITMNVVDAMPSLATEHLIEVKRNSDILPMKKKKITPKESILKSEPVRQMMTDQEK; encoded by the coding sequence ATGGCACCAGCTTTTCCGTTAGAATACACAGGACCGAAGGAATCCGAAAGGTGTTCATTTTCACAGTTGATGGGGAAATCTAGGGAGTATTTTAAGGGAGAGAATCATTCTGGTTTTATCCCTAGTTACAGGCATGCGGTTGAGACCATGGGTGAATCAGAAGGGATTGGGAGCTCAGGACGGATCGTTACAGAAATGACAGCATCGGAGGGTTCATATGCACCTAAAAGGAAATGTATTGGTTTGAATGCTGATAGTTACAATAATTTTGGTGTCCCCGTGCAAGCATTGTTGTTGTCAAAGATGTCAAAATCTGAGAGAAAGAATTTGGAGTTGAGATTAAAAATGGAGCTTGAACAGGTTCGGTTGTTACAGAAGAAAGTTGTTAGTTTGGGCTCGAGGTTAGATATTTTATCTCCATCTATAGATAACAGGAGTTGCAGTGATGGGAAAAAGATGCCTTTGCTCAATAATTTTAATCGGTCTCGAGCATCGAATTCACAAGGTAAGAAACGACCTCTTGGAGGACATAATGAAGTCCACTTAAAGAAGAGCACATCAGGACGATTTGAACTGAAGCTGGTCGTTGCAATGAGTAATTCGAATGCTTACTTGATGAAGCAATGCGAGACTTTGCTCAACCGTTTGATGGAACATAATTTCGGTTGGGTTTTCAACAGCCCTGTTGATGTGGTGAAGTTGAACATTCTGGATTATTTCACTGTCATTAAGCATTCTATGGATTTCGGCACTATGAAGAATAAGATAACTTCTGGACAGTATGCTAGTCCATTGGACTTTGCTGCTGATGTTCGCCTTACACTCTCAAATGCAATGACATATAACCTACCCGGAAATGATGTCCACATTATGGCCGAGACGCTAAGTAAATATTTTGATGCAAGATGGAAAGCTATAGAAAAGAAGCTTCTTATAACCATGAATGTCGTTGATGCTATGCCTTCATTAGCAACAGAGCACCTTATAGAAGTTAAAAGGAATAGTGACATTTTGcctatgaaaaagaaaaaaataaccccaaaagaaAGTATTCTCAAGTCAGAGCCCGTTAGACAAATGATGACCGATCAGGAAAAGTAG